TTCGTAAGGttagataaaattaaaaaaataaattagttatATTAATTAGTTATACGATCTCGAGTTTGCTATAAACGATGacgattggttttttttttgtttgggtgtATGTTCGGTTTCAGCATAATGCTCTTCACTGTGATGAATCTTACGATGCGCCATGTAAGAACACATGTACCTTTCAATACCAAGGCttgtttgatcgtttttttcctgttcatTTAGTGCCTGTGATAGATTCGCTGTTTATATTAGTAGGATACGGCCACTGCCTGACTGAATGTGCCAGAGTCTTATCAGCACCAGCAAAACAACCTCTTCTGATTTCCTTACGATTATCCTTCTGTACTGTTCTGTTGATTGAGGAGTTTGATGTAGCGTCTTTCGATTGACGACTATATGTACATGTACATAAGATAGcttgcgtgtgtttttgagAGAATTTGTCGATGTTAGTTGTGTACTTCAATCTTACATTCCAtgttatttgaatttattatttctgcCGTGCTTCGGAATCTGAATCCGAGAGAGGGGGGCGAGACCTGGCTCAGACATCCGCCGTTCGCGATGTTATGCTGGGAGATCGTGAGTGTATGACGACGCGGTGACCGTTTTTCGTCACGAATCCGTCACTCTCCACCAGAACGGCCGTCTGGCGGCCTTGAGGATCGCCGTTACTATCCGGTGATTCCTTTGATGATAGACTATGATCCACTACACCTATGTTCGCCTGAGAACCGCCGAGAATTCCTTTACTTTTACCACTACCAGGGGTGCCAACGCCACCGCCTATGCTGCCACCGGCGATCTGGCTACCATTGTCTCCACTACCTATTGCAGCTCCACCGCTACCGTCGTTATCATTGCCATTGCCACCATCGTTTCCGTTATCACAGGCATCTATTTCAAGATCGTCTCCGGTGGAACCGTCAGTTCCACCGCCATGACGCTGCTTGTAGCGTTTCCATGCGTGTTGTATCAGACGGGCACAGTATTCTTCGCGTTGCCTCCAGAGCGTGGACGACACCGGTTCGTAACCCACTTCGTCCGGACGCTGTTGTACCTCACCCAACTCTGCCGTCTCTTCGATAGGATTTCCTTTCCGAGCGAAAAAGTCTTTCGTCAGTGCGTCCAGGATATCGACACAGAACATCATATCGCCACGGCAGATAGGAATATCCATCGAAATAATTTTGTAACGGTTCGGTTTATGTATCTGGAGGGGCGGTTCCAGCACGTCCAGAAAGTCTGATAGTTGATCGTACCGAACGTATTGTGTACCGTCCGGATCAAACTGTTGCCATATTTCGTAGTACATATCGTAGTCGTCGTCCGTCAAGCCCTCCTGCACGTCTTCCGTTGCTTGGGAATAGTTTTCGAGAATAACAGCGATGTACATGTTGATGACGATAAGAAAACTTATTACTAGATACGCCAATAGGTACGTTATGCCGATCGTTGATGAGCCACAATTTCCCGGGTAGCCTTTATCATTGTCCGGTGGTAGACAGTCTTCTTCGTTGATAATACCATCTAGCACACCATCCCAACCGGCTGAGGTGGACATCTGGAATGTGTAAATACCGAACATATAGGGGGGAatgaggtgtgtgtgtgtgtttttttttttcacgagCATATTTGCAAACAGTGTCTAACCTGAAACAGCAAGATCATACTCTGGCCGAAGGTTTTAAAGTTGTACACATCATCCAAGCCACTCTTATCCTTGACGTGCATGAAGAATGACATcccaaaaatggcaaaaatgaaCATCACCAAAAACAGTAGCAGACAGATGTTAAAAAGTGCAGGCAGCGACATAGCTAACGCAAACAGCAACGTCCGTATACCCTTGGCACCCTTCACCAAACGCAGTACACGGCCCACTTTTGCAACTCGCACGACTCGCAGAAGCGTTGGAGATACAAAATATTTCTCAATAAGATCACTTAAGACAAGACCTGGTATGGGTAAAAACACAACGAGACGATACGGAGTAATTAAAACATCGCATCGAGGAAGGTAGCAAAAACTAGTGAATGACCGCACTTACCTAAAATGGAAAGAATGACCACAACGAAATCAAACAGATTCCACGGTTCGATAAAGTAATGGTATCGTAGGGCGAAGATCTTCATCAAACATTCACTGCTGAAAATGCAGATGAATATCATATTCAAGTAGTCTAGCACCGCGCTAAACGTTTCTGATTGTTTGTAGTGATCCAGCGTCATGGTTAACATATTGAAGCCGATGAACAACATGATGATCATGTCGAACTTTTTATTCGTCACTATTTCGAACACTATTGCTTGCGGGCGCCACTGTAATGAAATGGAGCGAATTAGTGTGTTACGTCGTGGAATGCAGCATGTACTTTACTGCTTACCCTTGGTCGAGGGATTGCCTTGAGTGGTTTCTTCGATCCCATCTTCTTCATGGCATTGTAGTACTTTTTCTGATCTTCCGTCATGAACATTTCCAGTGATCCTCCggctttctttttctgttcatTGAAGTTATCAATAATCACACCGATGAAGAGATTCAGTGTGAAGAACGATCCGAAGATAATGAAGAACACAAAGTACAGATACATGTAGATGTTTGTTTCCCGTATAGGCTGTTTGCCGACCTGTAAAGTAACAGCAAACGATGGGATTAGCtcatttacaaagaaaaaacgaccTCTCTACAGCACATACGTCACGGGAATCAATGGCATCGTTCATGATTTGTATCCATCCTTTGAATGTCGCTACTTGAAATAGACACAAATACGCTTTACCGACGTGATCGAAGTTCATCGGTGAGTTTTCCCATGTATAATTTTCGGCTTTGCACGCATTTACATCCGGAATAATTTCGTGAggtaatgttgttttatttttatccacaCACTATCATACgaagaaacgaaaccaaaTGGATTAGCATGAGAATATTGTTCTAATGGGGATGAAGTACAGCAGTCGCAATACCTTGAAGTATTTTCCAGCAAATAATTGCACTCCCATAATAGCAAATATCAGCCAGAATATCAAACAAACCAGCAGCACGTTGAAGATGGACGGTATAGCTTGAACCAATGCATTCACGACGACCTATACATACACGTACGATTGATTCAATTGTACAGTTGATTCAAACAATAAAgagaataaaacattaataaaattcGTGTAAACGAACCAATCTCTTGCTATGATTCTTAGATCGTTTCATTTGAAAAAGGGAATAGCCCAGCTTTGTTGACCATGCAGTGAACAGAATAAGCGCAATACAGCCATGAACATCTATTTATAAAGCGGTAcaaagtttcaattttttcaattaCCACACAGTTAGTTACCATTttaaaactcataaaaaacaGTTCTGTTGGTAACGAACTGTtggaaagcataaaaacaaagaatcttaaacgcaaacaaaactgtttggcaattgaaaaaattgaaacataaagGCAACacatttcataaaacattattaGCTGATGAGCTGATGTGTATAGTATTTGAGAATAcagttgcaaacaaaaattgtactaagagaaatatttttacagaAAATTTTAAGCTAATGATATAATTCACACCCAATCTGGtctaacaatttttttccacttttattACAATATTGCGTGTTCTACAACCATCTAAAATACTACGTTTATGTTTGTATATACATGATGTGTACTGCATAGCTATGACACCAAAGTACACTTAGCGCATTTGATACACAAGCAAAACACATATCATTCCGCAAGTGTGAcagtgttacaaaaaaaaactgtaatcAAATGAGGCAACAGTTGATAATGCAAACAATACTGGTAAGCGCAATCACAATACTCCTACTCATGAAATATTCAGATGCAGCGTGATGAAGTAATGGCCATAAAGAGCTCTAAAAATATAACTAAGTATATATACGTATATAGAATCTGATTTATAGTAACATAGTCTACTTCAGTTGTTATGATTCAAAAATAACTAACACCATGTAAGAATAATCTAGAAAGAGTAGTATAAGGATAGCGCGATtggttgttgatgatgttttcgtaCTGGTTTGATGCTTAAAACCAAATGTAAGTAGTGCAAATCGATATGTAAAATGACTGTTTTGCTCTATTTGATGCTTTTGGTTTCGAAACTAATTAGAGTAAAGTAAATACTTTGAAGTTACGTACCCTCATTCCCTGCATACGGGACATGGCACGTAGCGGTCTCAGGGCTCTAAGAGTTCGCATGGTTTTGAATGCTTGAATACCACCCGCTCCACAAAGTGAAGCAACGAAGTTTATTAATGATACCTAGGAAAAGCATGGGTCAAATCGAGTGAGTATTTAATGGTTGATGATCGTAAAATTGAACTGTAACCGCCCGTAACTTTTGTTGTCTCCATATGATTGAgctactctttttttatgtgtttgttaTTGAATTATTGTGTCGAGAACATGTGAAGtaaagaaattttgttttcttatttctaatttgcattcaaactGATAAACATAATTGTAATGACGCTTCCTAGGTATTTAGTGTGTATGTAATTTGTTAACGCaatgaaataatcatttttaaatgtattgataaaattcatgttgttttaattgtgtaataataataaaaacaaacaatgaacAATCAATAATGATGAAAACGTTGCTTGTTAGAGTGTACAAATACTCCATAACGATTTCTTATTTAAATTGGCATTGATTTGCTCCGTCACTGGAGCTAAACATTGACTAATTTTCATTGGCCGAGTTACTTCTTAAGCAAAACtgtgtaatatttatttaaaatagtgAACAACAATATCAAAGTTGTATTTAACCGTACGATATCATTACTTAACGCCAGTGAATGGGCATCTGTTTAAGTTAAAGTCACTGTAAGTATTTGCAAATTAACGTAAGTtcaacgaaaaagaaagaaaacaaccatTATAAGTAAAAGAACGTACACAATACATAAAATTGACATCGACACATACTAAAGCGACTGTTTTGCATCAGCTACATGTATAACACGTACGGCAGCGTCTAAAAGGCACGAAAagtcattttgtttgctttcaatttaATCTTGTCTAACCACAAAGTTTATGAAGGAAGattgagtttttgtttgtgtcttAGATCATGATCATCACGCACAACATTCAACATGTCATTCCTTGTATCGGTTTATCTATAGTCAATCCATATGTATTTACAACTGCGACCTCAGACTGCGtgattttcaacattttcataaGCCCTTACTAGGCTCGGTAGTATTGCTAGGTTTGCTCTTAGCTGATCATGTTTGATATTTGTGGTAGTAACTTggtatttattaataattgttACGTTGTTGTACACAAATGGTTACAACATCTGTTTCAAAATCCAAAGGATGGTAATCaatcttttcctttcactATGCCATAAATAAAATCGTAAAACCAGTAATTAGTGCCGTCTTTTCATATTGTTTTATAAGTTTGAAATTATGctgtacaaaacaaatcatttgtgAGTGTAAATGTTGAAACAATATGATGTGCTTCGattaaatttcacatttttcagTTCATTAAAAAGGATATACAATGCTAAGCTTTTGCAaacgttcttttgtttttttttctcaaatgtCTATCAACGACTAACAATAGAGGTATTTCTTGCAACATAAATACTGGATACTAAAACGGAAGAAGTACAGGTAaatagaaatggaaatgggttattttataacgaaaaataatcaatttgtttggttgtttgtcATTTACAGTGTTTCTCAAACGTTCCACATCATTTAGGGTTTATATTAACGTTTTCGTCAGAAACGCAAACAATTATGGCGCACTGATTCTGCATGAACGTTTTACAAATGTTAGAAAGTTGTACATTTTCACACTTAAGAAGAATCCGTTACAGAAAGTGTTCCGTTATACTAAACATCGAATATTACACATTGTAGACTGTAAGCTGCGTTAAACGTTTTGCTTAAACGCATATAAACCAGCAACGCGAACAAAAGATAGATAGATTGACAGATTGGTTCTTTGGACAAACTTTTTGAAGAAATACAGCACACGTCTATACAAACATAGAGAAGACTACAAGGAAGAAATAGTAGATAACAGTCGTGTTTCGTCAGTTAGAATGTAGGAGATTGAAGGAAGAACAAGATAGCTTCCACGAACAATGTCACTGCACAAAGTGGTACACCATCAAAGCCCAGAGAGGTAGAGTGCCTCTTTAGCAATCAAAATGTACGCAAGTGAACCAAGTGCCTTGGTACTTACTCTCATACCCTCCCAACGTGATACGGCACGAAGCGGGCGTAAGGCGCGCAGTGTACGCATCGAACGGAACGCTGGAATATCGGCCGCTCCCACCCAGATAGCGGCAAGGTTTATCAGCGATAGCTAAGGGGAAAAAATCATTGAACGAAGGAAAAGATACGCAATGAAACGGAAATCAACGAAAGATAATTAGCAGGAAGATGCACTAAACGCAATCATCTTAATTTAACCGATACACATATATCACACATTGTGTGTTTACTTATCTTAATTATATATAATTGGTTAATATGTTACAAGACTAATTTGCTTAGGTAATTGTTTTCCCTCTATTGCTGTTTGTGTGATTGTGTGAGAAACTATGGCTAAAGTAATTATTGTTAACTATGATTGTTTTGCTATGTATTATGATATGGAGATAACAGAATTATATGAGGGTCCAGTCAATGGTTTTCACGACGCACAGGACGATTATACTCACCATTACGATAATAAAATCAAGCCAACACCAAGCATTCGTAAAGTATACTTTAAAACCTAAAGCTAACCATTTGATTAACatctctaaaaaaaatatcactgTGAATATTCGGTCCATATAATAAAGGATATCTTGCAGGATTGGGCGTTGTGGAAGATGTACATCTTCGAGAGCCTGTAGGGTTGCAGAAAGAAGCAGAACAAACGATCATATCAAACGCAAAGTCAGAGGAATTAATCTCATCAATCGTTGGAAGAGCAGGAAGTCCGATCGTCAATTGCTCGTGACACACTTACCAATGCTAAGCTACTAAGCAAAATCATAGTAATTACAGCAGTCTCGAAGTACTTGTTCTCAATCAGCTGGAACGTTTTGAGACGTAGGTTTGCCCAGCCCTGCCAAAACGGAGCATCATCGTCTCCAGCGAGCACTGGGAACTTTTTATAGCAATTATCCGGGCAGCAGTCCGCCGGTGAATCTTCGATCACTTCATCCTCCTCGGCGTGAATAATAAGCTCACCATCTAGCGGACCTTCTTCGCCTTCGCCTTCGTCATCGAGCTCTGGACAAGTGAACAGAACATTTGTAGTGTGTGAAAGAAGGACTTTTCATTCGCACTGGGAACGTCGGTACATACCTTCGTCAATTCCTAAATCCTCCTTGCTGGCATCACGTTTTTCTTCGCCCTCCATCGTTTCGGCGCTGCCTTTGTGGCTTTCGTCCTTGAATGGGCGATTTTTGTGACTGCCATAAGATTTGATACTGGCAGTATCATCGTCCTGCAAGGACACGCCTCTATGATTCAGTTCATGTTCTAATTTATTATCTTGATGATTACTAATAGAATTGCCTATCACCTAATTATCAAGACATAATACACACATAATGAGATTAATGTTTTGCTTAGCagctaaagttttttttgtagtaaagTGAATGAGTGTGTGTATAAAAACTGTCAGGATGCAGACAAAATGAGTTCATGTGCCGTAGTGGTTAAAATGAAATGGGTAAACTGTGAGGAAGTTTTGATGAACAATATGACAAAACGGAAATCTCAAACCCATACTAAACAGAATCTATGAATGGATGCGAAAGTGCGAAAGTATCGATAGAAAGAAGTACGTACCTTTGAGTTGTTCATGATctgcttgtttttctttgccttgTTCTTCAGATCACCGTGAATGGTAAATTCCATTCCATCTCCTATTGCTACTTCCAGCTGGTTGTGTTCCTTGATGCCTTTCTTCAGCAGCCCATCAGCCAGTATGTCATCTGGAGTAAGTTCCAGCTCATTTTCACCATGTTCTGCAGATATACATGGACATACTCCTTTGCCTAatgcatgtgttttttgtttgtttgtatatttgtttgtttgtgtgtcatGATTCAGTTTCCATATGGACGGTTGTGCATAATTTTCACATATTCATACGGTGGTACCATATTATGTTTTCGTTATGATTtcaaatggaataaattacCATTGGTATAATATAATTTCCAATCGGTGGAATCCAAAATAAGTCGAGCAAGAGAAGAACATCGGAAGTTTCACAAATGGCATATGGCATAGTATTCCATTTTACGCAGTTTGTTTCAATGTGCAGTTAGCATAGGAACATTTATAATATAGAAGTAGATAAATCGAGAGAAAAAATTGATACACTTGAATTAAGAATCGCTTGTTGGTACACGGATATTTTAAATAtcagagcacacacacacacacatacacacatagacatttcatcaaaatacaacaaagaaatgcaaacaacctttttcaatgcaaacaacgacaacgacaacgaTGTCTACTATCATCAGGAAAGTACCACAATcaggaaagaaaatacaagCGTGGCAAAACACATACTATTTTGGGGAAGAACAGTAGGTAAACACAACACGAACAATACATTTACAGTTTACTGTACAAATCATCGAAAGTAGTAGGTATTGGTATTTTGCGTAAAAATATCAACACGATCAAAACCTGCGTTATTATGTATGTAAATTAATGTTCCCTCAAATCAAACAGCTTTAAATTCCAGAATTATTCATAAATCAAATGGAATTGGAGCTATATCCTTAATAGCCACTGTCACTGTTGGTGCAACCAACAAGAATGAGAAAGCTTAGTAGTACTATAGGTAGTAGTTAGCTTAACTTGCTCcgttaaacagggtaagattACAAGCTATTCCGCGAAAGTAGCTTTGACACGACTGACAAAACGTTCGCAAATTAATAATATCTTTAGTAAATTGCAAACTGCTTTTTTAAaactctttttctcttttaaaacaatgttGTTTAAGAGTGAGTGGGtaggaagtttatttattttttttttaataattgcgTTATCATGCTATTTAAAAGTTGTAGTGTACTCAAAATCATAATAGATAATTATCTTTCTCtataaaatgcttcaaatattCCGAAGCTATTTTGTAATATTACAAGGACACAATCAAACATCGAATTACCTTAAGCGAGACACTAACCAACGATACACATATGCTCGAAAAATTTTCGGTTTTAcgtctttttttagtttttttttcttcataacaCACAAACGTATTAACAATACATGATGAATTACTACCAAACTAGCAACAGATAGTATACAGCTCTATTACTACTTTCGGTAGAAGGATAAAATCCACTTTTAACGATGCTAATCAAATGGAAAATTGCTAACACTAAACGAAACACACTTTCGGGGAATATTTGAcatggttttaaattttggacACTGATTGTGCCACACCAATTCAAGCAAGTTtcttatattatattatattatattacatTGTAGATGCGCAACTACTatcctgctttttttttaattcatgcaTTTTTAGATTAAATGGTGAACCAGCTGCCTATTTTTAAAACCTTGCGTAAATCTCGAAATTCGATCTTTTTTGATGACGGTAATAGGATGGCAGGATGTTTGGAAAACACTGCATTTTGAAGTTAACGATACTATTACGAGTTGGTGTTACTCGTAACAGAAAACATATAACTGCTACGGTTAAATATGCTGCATAATATTTACGATGTGCGATTTCCGCTAAACGTATCACTGGGTATTTGTATTAATTAGATATCTTAAAAGTTTGTAGGTCTAGTTTACCAGAAACTTTACGTTTGCTCGGATAGTTacaaatttgcaaataaacgGAAATTAAGTTGCGCACCTACTATGTAAATTTTAAGATAGAAATGTAACATTCAGTTTATTAAGTTTTGTTAAACTTTAATGTCATACGTTTTATATCTAAACCAATTACAAAAGATGTATCGATCGCTTCACTCATTGCATCCGATAGCACATTGATGTCAAACAACCCCGAAATTATCACAAATCAGCAACCTTTGGTGGGATTCTGGTTGGAAACTATCTACACTACGGTGGGCAATACAAAATAAACTTAAGTTTGATCGCACACTAGCGCTAATATTAGTAGCGGTAGTGTAAGTGGATAGTAACCTTCTTCCTATTACAAAGCAAGGTGTATTTGCTTACCTGTAGGTTGCACCGATGCTATTTGACtcgttaatttgtttttcacaaaCTTGAGTGCATTTGCTATGTTCGCCTTGATCCAATTAGAAAAGCGTGATATTCTGTTAAACGCTTCAGCGATCTTGTTGGTCTCGTTGTCTGCCGTTGGTGCGGACAGGGATGAAGAACCGAAATTTGACAAAAGCAAAGCTAAGAAAAGATTAAGAACCTGCAAAATAGAGTCATTGGTGAACTATGGGTGAACACTCACGACTATGCAAATGCTAGGTTACTTACGACTAAATTTCCTATTACTACCGTAGCCAGGAAAAATGGTATGCATGACACATCGCCAACAAGCATACAGTCCCACATGGATTCGATCCATTCACCGCACAGCACACGGAACACAATCATAAAGGAATGCATGAAATCGGTAAAATTCCATCTTGGCAGATCTTGGTCTGGGAACAGATGCACATTATCTGGAAGAATTTATTTCGAAtagaattgaagaaaaatacgAACGATGCGCGATTAGGATTAGGCGTTCACCAGCACTCTAAGAAAAATGTGAAAGCACTTGATTTACAAATAATCCGCGTGGAGAAGCTAGCAGATTGCAGATTATCGAGGCATTTGTAAGCTGTTTCTAGAGCTCTTGTTGTTCTAAAAGCTTGTCGTttaatttgttgttattttgttttgtttagcaaaCAATGGTATGCAAGACAGTAACCAGCGGACATTGAACAGTCTAGTACATGTTCGCTGTAAATCAGAACAAAATACCAAATGCAAGAAAATAGCGACTGATTTAAATACGATCGTTGAAGTCTCTGGCACTCAAATGAAATTATTGTAGTTTTACACAAATTTATACGGATGCATCGACCTTAAACCTTTGTGTTTAGTGATCAGATAACAAATAACGACacaattgtaaataatttagGTGACACATTAGCAGTCATAGATTTTCTTACAAATgataaaaagttataaattGTAATTGATTTGCAAGGCGCATATTTGAACATAAAGCAATATGTTTAAGAAACAATGGATATTGTACGCTAAATACTCTACCTTCAGTCTTATTCATTGTTTCATCTCTAGTCTTTCGAATTATGTTTCTAGTCTTTTTACGAATGTACAACCATTTGAGGGGCTTCATTGAACTACATTAGAActattattttgcaaaagcaTAGCAAAAGCACCCTTCAGCTATTGTACTATTATGTACTATGGAAGTGGTAAGCACTGGCCACCGTTGAAAATACCATTCACAATCAACTATTTTCCATGCTCTTGCCAAATCTCACTAGTATGTAGTGTAATGTGTACATTTATACAAAATGGTTCGGAGTGAACGAATTTTGCGCACGTAACGATTGCCTTGTTTTTTCCGCTGTGATTTATGGTTGTCTTGTACGATGCTTTCAATCACAAAGTGTTTTGCGCCATTGCAGAGCTAGCTACTTACCGACATAGTTCTTTCCGAACAGCTGCATTCCCATCACGGCAAAGATGAAGATGATAATGCAGAGCACGAACGTCAGATTACCTAACGCTCCCATCGTTCTGCCCATGATGGAAATGAGTAAATTCAGCGTTGGCCAGGATTTGGCGAGCTTAAAGACTCgaagctgttgttttttttgtttcaaatgatTTGCGTGTAACGTAAGTTTTAGGTTTTTATTGTGGTAGATGATGATGCGTCAGATCGCAAAATAAAATGAGTTTTAATTTGTACagtttttaatgcgaaatggttTTGAGTATGCGTACGATAGCGATGTTGTTGATGCATGTTATGGTATAtgtgtttgttgcattttttttaattttttcgcaAGAAGTGTATAAATTACATACGATTAAtgtgagaaagaaaagaaccatgaaaaagaagaaagagagaaaaagagagatagTAGAGAAAATTGGCAAGTAatagaaagcatttttttcatcaaccGTATGTTTTCTTATAACTATCAGAACAAGTCAATATTCCTTTCAGTGATGTTCCTTCGTGTTAGGGATCATGGGAgagtagtatttttttttattattgtatttATCCAGTACAGTGGTAAACCCTACCATGCTGTTTCATCTAAATACATCCACTAATTGCAATCGAATACTTCTATGGCTTATGCAAGTATTCGTATAGATCCATTCCCTTCGTCTTCGACTACATCGTAAGATCTTTTATC
The DNA window shown above is from Anopheles funestus chromosome 3RL, idAnoFuneDA-416_04, whole genome shotgun sequence and carries:
- the LOC125769886 gene encoding sodium channel protein para isoform X45, which codes for MTEDSDSISEEERSLFRPFTRESLQAIEARIADEEAKQRELERKRAEGESDFGRKKKKKEIRYDDEDEDEGPQPDPTLEQGVPVPVRMQGNFPPELASTPLEDIDGFYSNQRTFVVVSKGKDIFRFSATNALYVLDPFNPIRRVAIYILVHPLFSLFIITTILVNCILMIMPTTPTVESTEVIFTGIYTFESAVKVMARGFILQPFTYLRDAWNWLDFVVIALAYVTMGIDLGNLAALRTFRVLRALKTVAIVPGLKTIVGAVIESVKNLRDVIILTMFSLSVFALMGLQIYMGVLTQKCIKEFPMDGSWGNLTHENWELFNSNETNWFYSISGDIPLCGNSSGAGQCDEGYICLQGYGINPNYGYTSFDTFGWAFLSAFRLMTQDYWENLYQLVLRSAGPWHMLFFIVIIFLGSFYLVNLILAIVAMSYDELQKKAEEEEAAEEEALREAEEAAAAKAAKLEAQQAAAAAAANPEIAKSPSDFSCHSYELFVGQEKGNDDNNKEKMSIRSEGLESVSEITRTTAPTATAAGTAKARKVSAFTIRNGRGRFVGVPGSDRKPLVLSTYLDAQEHLPYADDSNAVTPMSEENGAIIVPVYYANLGSRHSSYTSHQSRISYTSHGDLLGGMTKESRLRNRSARNTNHSIVPPPNATNLSYADTNHKGQRDFDMTQDCTDDAGKIKHNDNPFIEPAQTQTVVDMKDVMVLNDIIEQAAGRHSRASDHGEDDDEDGPTFKDKAIEFLMKMIDIFCVWDCCWVWLKFQEGVAFIVFDPFVELFITLCIVVNTLFMALDHHDMDPDMEKALKSGNYFFTATFAIEATMKLIAMSPKYYFQEGWNIFDFIIVALSLLELGLEGVQGLSVLRSFRLLRVFKLAKSWPTLNLLISIMGRTVGALGNLTFVLCIIIFIFAVMGMQLFGKNYTDNVHLFPDQDLPRWNFTDFMHSFMIVFRVLCGEWIESMWDCMLVGDVSCIPFFLATVVIGNLVVLNLFLALLLSNFGSSSLSAPTADNETNKIAEAFNRISRFSNWIKANIANALKFVKNKLTSQIASVQPTEHGENELELTPDDILADGLLKKGIKEHNQLEVAIGDGMEFTIHGDLKNKAKKNKQIMNNSKDDDTASIKSYGSHKNRPFKDESHKGSAETMEGEEKRDASKEDLGIDEELDDEGEGEEGPLDGELIIHAEEDEVIEDSPADCCPDNCYKKFPVLAGDDDAPFWQGWANLRLKTFQLIENKYFETAVITMILLSSLALALEDVHLPQRPILQDILYYMDRIFTVIFFLEMLIKWLALGFKVYFTNAWCWLDFIIVMVSLINFVASLCGAGGIQAFKTMRTLRALRPLRAMSRMQGMRVVVNALVQAIPSIFNVLLVCLIFWLIFAIMGVQLFAGKYFKCVDKNKTTLPHEIIPDVNACKAENYTWENSPMNFDHVGKAYLCLFQVATFKGWIQIMNDAIDSRDVGKQPIRETNIYMYLYFVFFIIFGSFFTLNLFIGVIIDNFNEQKKKAGGSLEMFMTEDQKKYYNAMKKMGSKKPLKAIPRPRWRPQAIVFEIVTNKKFDMIIMLFIGFNMLTMTLDHYKQSETFSAVLDYLNMIFICIFSSECLMKIFALRYHYFIEPWNLFDFVVVILSILGLVLSDLIEKYFVSPTLLRVVRVAKVGRVLRLVKGAKGIRTLLFALAMSLPALFNICLLLFLVMFIFAIFGMSFFMHVKDKSGLDDVYNFKTFGQSMILLFQMSTSAGWDGVLDGIINEEDCLPPDNDKGYPGNCGSSTIGITYLLAYLVISFLIVINMYIAVILENYSQATEDVQEGLTDDDYDMYYEIWQQFDPDGTQYVRYDQLSDFLDVLEPPLQIHKPNRYKIISMDIPICRGDMMFCVDILDALTKDFFARKGNPIEETAELGEVQQRPDEVGYEPVSSTLWRQREEYCARLIQHAWKRYKQRHGGGTDGSTGDDLEIDACDNGNDGGNGNDNDGSGGAAIGSGDNGSQIAGGSIGGGVGTPGSGKSKGILGGSQANIGVVDHSLSSKESPDSNGDPQGRQTAVLVESDGFVTKNGHRVVIHSRSPSITSRTADV